One stretch of Deinococcus multiflagellatus DNA includes these proteins:
- a CDS encoding NUDIX domain-containing protein, translating to MSAPRFANLSPGADRVGRACAWIEREDGYVLMVGLAWGGWTLPGGGVHPGESGAQAAMREAWEETGAHTEVAGEPVPLTGASGADAECWPLRLLALDPSPEGRPVAWVNPRALPWADDVQLRQVLAARGELPSGLDVPPLVTAALKEAARLHIQDSCSLDTGRLLRTLAASKPGGRLLELGSGVGAGAAWLLAGMDPSARLLTVEADPLRAETAWAVLAPDPRARVLHGDWTGALAQGPFDLLFADCRAAKGEGEALGQLVAALAPGGLLVMDDFSPPAHLPEALRGGDPLRAALFSHPALNCSELEVSRRERVVLGVKRA from the coding sequence GTGAGCGCGCCCCGGTTTGCCAACCTCTCGCCCGGGGCCGACCGGGTGGGCCGCGCCTGCGCCTGGATTGAGCGGGAGGACGGCTATGTGCTGATGGTGGGCCTGGCCTGGGGCGGCTGGACCCTGCCGGGCGGCGGGGTCCACCCCGGCGAGAGCGGCGCGCAGGCGGCCATGCGGGAAGCCTGGGAGGAAACCGGCGCCCACACCGAGGTGGCGGGCGAACCCGTCCCTCTGACCGGGGCCAGCGGCGCGGACGCCGAGTGCTGGCCGCTGCGCCTGCTGGCCCTGGACCCCAGCCCCGAAGGCCGCCCGGTGGCCTGGGTGAATCCCCGGGCACTGCCCTGGGCCGATGACGTGCAACTGCGGCAGGTGCTGGCGGCGCGCGGCGAGTTACCCAGCGGCCTGGACGTGCCCCCGCTGGTCACGGCCGCCCTGAAAGAAGCCGCGCGGCTGCACATCCAGGACTCGTGTTCGCTGGACACGGGCCGCTTGCTGCGCACCCTGGCCGCCAGCAAGCCGGGCGGGCGGCTGCTGGAACTGGGCAGTGGGGTGGGCGCAGGCGCCGCGTGGCTGCTGGCCGGCATGGACCCCTCCGCGCGCCTGCTGACCGTAGAGGCCGACCCCCTGCGTGCCGAGACCGCCTGGGCCGTCCTGGCCCCCGACCCGCGCGCCCGGGTGCTGCACGGCGACTGGACCGGCGCGCTGGCTCAGGGGCCCTTTGACCTTCTGTTTGCCGATTGCCGCGCGGCCAAGGGCGAAGGCGAGGCGCTGGGGCAGCTGGTGGCCGCCCTGGCCCCCGGGGGCCTGCTGGTCATGGACGATTTCAGTCCGCCGGCACACCTGCCCGAAGCGCTGCGGGGCGGCGACCCGTTGCGCGCCGCCCTGTTCAGCCACCCGGCCCTGAATTGCAGTGAACTGGAAGTCAGCCGCCGCGAGCGCGTGGTGCTGGGGGTGAAACGGGCATGA
- a CDS encoding GNAT family N-acetyltransferase, which translates to MIEFAPVSPRTALATRTLLLAGLRERFDPLREEYLGDVPGLPDTSAAPRLLLVGTVQGQPVCCGAVSPEEGQTWRLERVSVHPDWRGRGLAQGLLAQLKAEARARGARRLVLTTRAGWTSATPLSRSKGFPPTHQDEHAYTDGSGSTALHVQKVLQ; encoded by the coding sequence ATGATCGAGTTTGCCCCGGTGTCGCCCCGCACCGCGCTGGCCACCCGCACGCTGCTTCTGGCGGGGCTGCGGGAACGCTTTGATCCGCTGCGCGAGGAATATCTGGGCGACGTGCCGGGCCTGCCGGACACCTCTGCCGCCCCGCGCCTGCTGCTGGTGGGCACGGTCCAGGGGCAACCGGTGTGCTGCGGCGCCGTGAGCCCCGAAGAGGGTCAGACGTGGCGCCTTGAGCGTGTCTCGGTCCACCCCGACTGGCGCGGGCGTGGCCTGGCGCAGGGGCTGCTGGCACAGCTGAAAGCCGAGGCGCGTGCCCGGGGTGCCCGGCGGCTGGTGCTCACCACCCGGGCGGGTTGGACCTCGGCCACTCCCCTTTCCCGCTCGAAAGGCTTTCCGCCCACCCACCAGGACGAGCACGCCTATACCGACGGCAGTGGCTCTACCGCCCTGCATGTTCAGAAGGTTCTGCAATGA